One window of Leptotrichia sp. oral taxon 498 genomic DNA carries:
- a CDS encoding glycerol transporter, whose amino-acid sequence MVIEIFKEVKFMNKKYQNMIVIMASISSAIIGGRIIDEYGWVIGLITAAITGAVVGLLGKIILKFLKINR is encoded by the coding sequence ATGGTAATCGAAATTTTTAAGGAGGTAAAATTTATGAATAAGAAATATCAAAATATGATAGTTATAATGGCTTCAATATCGTCAGCCATAATTGGTGGTAGAATAATTGATGAATATGGATGGGTTATAGGTTTAATAACAGCTGCAATTACAGGTGCTGTTGTTGGATTGCTTGGAAAAATTATATTAAAGTTTCTTAAAATTAATAGATAA
- a CDS encoding DUF488 domain-containing protein gives MKFEIKWKRVYEKIEKTDGFRILVDKLWPRGLKKENAKIDYWAKIITPSKELRQNYHKGIIDFENFSENYRKELEGNSDFKEFEDIILEELKKGNVTMVYASKTPELSHIPVLKEFIKEKLRK, from the coding sequence ATGAAATTTGAAATTAAATGGAAAAGAGTGTATGAAAAAATTGAAAAAACAGATGGTTTTAGAATATTAGTCGATAAATTGTGGCCTCGAGGGCTAAAAAAGGAAAATGCAAAAATTGATTATTGGGCAAAAATTATTACGCCATCGAAAGAATTGAGACAAAATTATCATAAAGGGATTATTGACTTTGAAAATTTTTCTGAAAATTACAGAAAAGAATTGGAAGGAAATTCAGATTTTAAGGAATTTGAGGATATAATATTGGAAGAGTTAAAAAAGGGAAATGTGACAATGGTTTATGCAAGTAAAACTCCAGAATTGAGTCATATTCCTGTGTTGAAGGAATTTATTAAAGAAAAGTTGCGAAAATAG
- a CDS encoding DUF1016 N-terminal domain-containing protein, whose translation MNKIEKGIESNMVYLQIKELMENARKQVSVKINNILVQTYWEIGKIIIEDEQENSERAEYGKRLLKELSKKLTKEYGKGFSRSNLQNMRQFYLKYPICQTLSGKLSWSHYCEILSISDDKERAFYERDTH comes from the coding sequence ATGAATAAAATTGAAAAAGGAATTGAAAGTAACATGGTTTATTTGCAAATCAAAGAATTGATGGAAAATGCAAGGAAACAGGTGTCTGTAAAGATTAATAATATTCTTGTGCAGACTTATTGGGAAATTGGGAAAATTATTATAGAAGATGAACAGGAAAATAGTGAGAGAGCAGAATATGGGAAAAGACTTTTAAAAGAATTGTCAAAAAAATTGACAAAAGAGTATGGAAAAGGCTTTTCGAGATCTAATTTACAAAATATGAGGCAATTTTATTTGAAGTATCCAATTTGCCAGACACTGTCTGGCAAATTAAGCTGGTCCCATTATTGTGAGATTTTGAGTATATCTGATGATAAAGAAAGAGCATTTTATGAAAGAGATACGC
- the cobI gene encoding precorrin-2 C(20)-methyltransferase gives MKKGRFYGIGVGVGDPENITVKAAKRLHEVDVIVLPEAKSGEGSTAFNIVKEYVKPDVEQLFLEFPMIKDVEARKVFRKNNADVISAELKKGKKVAFLTIGDPMTYSTYTYVLEHISDDVEVETIAGITSFNSIAARLNIPLMIGDEDLKVVSVNRKTDVYKEIENNQNLVLMKISRDFEKIKKAIIETGNKENVVIVSDCGKDNEVVYWDIESVEEVPYFSTMILKKKGVKEWKRFLEIL, from the coding sequence ATGAAAAAAGGTAGATTTTATGGTATTGGTGTCGGAGTAGGAGATCCTGAAAATATAACAGTTAAAGCAGCAAAAAGACTGCATGAAGTAGATGTAATTGTACTGCCTGAGGCAAAAAGTGGAGAAGGAAGTACAGCTTTTAATATTGTAAAAGAGTATGTAAAGCCTGATGTGGAGCAGCTATTTTTGGAGTTTCCAATGATAAAAGATGTGGAAGCGAGAAAAGTTTTTAGAAAAAATAATGCGGATGTAATAAGTGCTGAATTGAAAAAAGGGAAAAAGGTAGCATTTTTAACGATAGGAGATCCGATGACTTATAGCACTTACACTTACGTCTTGGAACATATTTCAGATGATGTGGAAGTTGAAACTATTGCGGGAATAACTTCATTTAACAGCATTGCGGCAAGGCTTAATATACCGCTAATGATTGGAGATGAAGATTTAAAAGTAGTTTCTGTCAATAGAAAGACTGATGTTTATAAAGAAATTGAAAATAATCAAAATTTAGTGTTAATGAAAATCAGCCGAGATTTTGAGAAAATAAAAAAAGCGATAATTGAAACTGGGAATAAAGAAAATGTTGTAATTGTTTCAGATTGCGGGAAAGATAATGAAGTTGTTTATTGGGATATTGAGAGTGTGGAGGAAGTTCCTTATTTTTCGACGATGATATTGAAGAAGAAAGGAGTTAAGGAGTGGAAGAGATTTCTAGAAATACTTTAA
- a CDS encoding cysteine peptidase family C39 domain-containing protein, which yields MAKQYNSNFSIAKLWQISGTDRNGTNLAGMIKGLDYLGFDSKAVKVEDKKIDNSVSFPIIAHIQTTNNFLHYVVVHDLYLF from the coding sequence ATAGCTAAGCAATATAATTCAAATTTTTCAATTGCCAAGTTATGGCAAATATCAGGAACAGATAGAAACGGAACTAATCTTGCAGGAATGATAAAAGGGCTGGATTATTTGGGATTTGATTCAAAGGCAGTGAAAGTTGAGGATAAAAAAATTGATAATAGTGTGTCTTTTCCTATAATAGCACATATTCAAACCACAAATAATTTTTTACACTATGTGGTTGTTCATGATTTATATTTATTTTGA
- a CDS encoding TlpA family protein disulfide reductase produces MKKLLIIISLFMTSILGFANVKPLDVDVTEGAKLPNFELRDFQGKYTKSKKLFGDGKPTLFIFAAEWCPYCQRELSAVQKFYEENKDNINVVVVFTRRKTNLSSTKKYVEENKFTFPVYYDSTDSLMKAFKVKTVPYNLIIKDSKIQKDLGGSKTYEELKEAFYLNY; encoded by the coding sequence ATGAAAAAATTATTGATTATTATTTCATTATTTATGACAAGTATTTTGGGATTTGCAAATGTAAAACCTCTTGATGTTGATGTAACAGAAGGTGCAAAATTACCTAATTTCGAATTAAGAGATTTTCAGGGAAAATATACAAAAAGTAAAAAACTATTTGGAGATGGAAAACCTACACTTTTTATTTTTGCTGCTGAATGGTGTCCTTATTGTCAGCGTGAACTATCTGCTGTGCAAAAATTTTACGAAGAAAATAAAGATAATATAAATGTTGTGGTTGTATTCACAAGAAGAAAAACCAATTTATCATCAACTAAAAAATATGTGGAAGAAAACAAATTTACTTTCCCAGTATATTATGACTCCACAGACTCACTTATGAAAGCCTTCAAAGTGAAAACTGTCCCATACAATTTAATTATTAAGGATTCTAAAATTCAAAAAGATTTGGGTGGATCAAAAACTTATGAAGAGTTGAAAGAAGCATTTTATTTGAATTATTAA
- a CDS encoding DMT family transporter, with the protein MGSIISNIVHPIWKIEGNVNTKSMIQVAIVVILGTSIAYLIYIASLNYISSSLAGILTAFEPVLAAILSVIIFGLTFSVVELIGFALVFISIFILEKRL; encoded by the coding sequence GTGGGAAGCATAATTTCAAACATCGTTCATCCAATTTGGAAAATAGAAGGAAATGTAAACACAAAATCTATGATTCAAGTAGCAATAGTCGTAATTTTAGGAACTTCCATTGCCTATTTAATCTATATCGCAAGTTTAAACTATATTTCCTCATCACTTGCAGGAATATTGACAGCTTTCGAGCCAGTACTTGCAGCAATATTATCAGTAATAATTTTTGGATTAACATTTTCTGTTGTTGAATTAATTGGATTTGCATTGGTTTTCATTTCAATATTCATTTTAGAAAAAAGATTATAA
- a CDS encoding META domain-containing protein has translation MKKTFVLFGILTVFLLSCISLSAKTKKKIINLNETSWELSQISKKGQKLPIPEGANITINFSDGKISGFSGVNSYFGGYKIKNNSILTAETAATLMAGPEELMKIELNFFDILKNSPRINYNNTTLSLRNKNGEVWTFKKLDLSKKLKNTKWKLVEMGQTSFPEKEGEITISFAENKINGNSGINNYFGNCEIKNDSIKIGPVGSTKMAGPENLMKIESEYLKLLQNSKTIEFNNNLLILTTNDGKVLKFEKIDDRAYHY, from the coding sequence ATGAAAAAGACATTTGTTTTATTCGGAATTTTAACAGTTTTCTTACTAAGTTGCATTTCTTTGAGTGCAAAAACAAAAAAGAAAATTATTAATTTAAACGAAACTTCTTGGGAATTATCACAAATTAGTAAAAAAGGTCAAAAATTGCCAATTCCAGAAGGGGCAAATATTACAATTAATTTTTCAGATGGTAAAATTAGTGGATTTTCAGGTGTGAATAGTTATTTTGGAGGATATAAAATAAAAAATAATTCAATTTTAACTGCTGAAACGGCGGCAACTTTGATGGCTGGGCCAGAAGAATTAATGAAAATTGAGCTAAACTTTTTTGATATTTTGAAAAATTCTCCAAGAATAAATTATAATAACACAACTTTGAGCTTGAGAAATAAAAATGGAGAAGTTTGGACGTTTAAAAAATTAGACTTGAGTAAAAAATTGAAAAATACAAAATGGAAACTTGTCGAAATGGGACAAACTTCCTTTCCAGAAAAAGAAGGAGAAATAACAATTTCTTTTGCTGAAAACAAGATTAATGGAAATTCTGGAATAAACAACTATTTTGGAAATTGTGAAATCAAGAATGACAGCATTAAAATTGGACCAGTTGGTTCTACAAAAATGGCTGGACCAGAAAATTTAATGAAAATTGAATCCGAGTATTTAAAATTGTTGCAAAATTCTAAAACTATAGAATTTAATAATAATCTTTTGATTTTGACTACTAATGATGGGAAAGTTTTGAAATTTGAAAAGATTGATGACAGAGCTTATCATTATTAG